The DNA sequence CTCCCCTACCATGTCACATTTATCAGGAACCCTGGCATCTGAGCACCTTCTAACAGGAATAGTGCCTCTGTGCATTTGGTGAAAATGCGTACAGAAAAtccaaaactttaaatatttataggaTGAGAGGATGAAACTGATTTTCATGCTCAACCAGGAAATGGTAAAACTGACCTTCGTTTAAGCAATGAGAAGTCCAATCAACTTAGTCCTAGGCAAGGAACAAAAGTCAAGGATGTAGCCACTATGCCACTCCTTGAAACCTCTGAATCAATGAAGAGCTTTCTTAGTTAACTATTTCAGTTGGAGAAAGTGGCAAAGGAAAAAGGATATGACAAATTATACATGGACTCCTGAGGCTTCTGCCCCAAATCTTTCTATGGCAATTCTACTCACAGCTCATTGACTAGAACAAGTCATGTGTGACATGGCCAACTGAGGTCATTGTAGGGATTTGTATACCCCACCCCTTGGGAGGGGCAGTGAATATTTTTTAGCAATCATATATCTACCTAATTCTTCCAGAGGATTATGCTTTCAGAAGTAGCTTTGGGACACTTATAGAAGAACAGTGGTGTTACTCTCATGTGGAAAAGTCTTTTGGAGTAATGTCTAGAGCAAGTGTATTATGTCACAAAGAAATTGACTCTTGACCCCCACATGGCATTTTTCTGATGGGTCACCTGACTCACCCCCTGATATGTTAGTTTCTCAAAATTAAATCCATCCCCTTAAGTAGTGAAAATTTGCCACTGCCAAAGGAAGGTCCTACAGACAATTCCTGACAACAAGCTGTGAAAGTGTGAGAAAAGATAGCATTACCCAAATCAGTGACAGTCTACCAATGAAGCCTCCCTCAAAGGTACAAGGCTTGGCTGAAGTCATAGGTGTCATAttgcaatatgtatatatactcctGCACTCTGTAACCTTCTGTTTGTGTGTACATATGATTCACACATACTCATATATGCCTCCTGGTGTGTTCAGTTGAAGAGGGGGCGTCAACAGCCTCTCCAGCGCCATTTCTGAAGCAGAAAAATCACAGCTACAGAAAGATAACAAGAGCTAGCTTGTGTGGAACTCTTCCTAAATGACTTGTatagattatctcatttatttaatCCTTGCAATCAGGGATGGGACTAGAGTGGCACAAGTGAGGTATCTTGGGTACACAGTTGAAGCCAACTTGCCCTCTCAGGGCTGGACCAGTGCAGGGTTGATACCAGCATGACCCGGACAGTGAGTGCCTCTTTCACTTTGGGGCCCTAAGTGACCTTCTcacctaaccctagccccaataTCTATTCGTGGTAATCCTTTGCAGTCAACATCATGGACTCCCTTTCTATGGCGGCTGAATGTCTGCTTCACTTTCACACAAGTGGTGGAGTGACGATTGGAGCCAAGCTATTAGACCCCAGAGCTGGGCCTTGACTGCACCAAAATGCCCCCACAGTTCTggttatttctcttttccctccaggTCTCCAAGGCAGCCGCGGACTTGATGGCCTACTGTGAGGCTCATGCCAAGGAAGATCCCCTACTGACACCTGTCCCGGCCTCAGAAAATCCATTTCGGGAGAAGAAGTTCTTCTGCGCCATCCTTTAAAGTCTCCAGGAGGAGGCTGAAGAGCCTCAGGGCTCCCAGGACATTGCCGTAGAGTTTCTAGCAAAGTGGGCACCTTTCTTGTCCACAACATttaaggagagggaggagaaccATCCTGGAAACTCCAGGCTGTGCATGTTTAATGAACTGGTCCCCTTGATGAGAATGAAAGCCGATCCTGACTTAAAAGAGATCTGATTCTGCAGACCTGCCTGGAGGAGgggaatgtataaaaataaaattggtgtcACTTCTTTTCTGCTACCCTCCCCCAAGCCCTTACGTTTCtgcttcatatttaaaatatatatataaacgtTAAAACAGACAGCTGTACTAAGCTAAGATGTGTATGACCTTCTCGGAATGAATATTGTCATTAGAATTCCCTTTGATAAACCGAGTTGTCCAGTGTAGCCGCAGTTCGGTTTAATGGCATCAATGTTTAGTCTTTGtgcctttttctgttttccttctctcctccacaCACCCCTCCCCTTAGAGTAGTATGAAGATAAGGCTGGACTTATCTGTAAGACTGAACTCCAAGAATGAGCACCCAAAATGTCTAGGGAGATGTTCCTTGTGGTATATTCTCatggtaataacaacaacaaaaagccggTTGTCTGTGTTCTCTTATCACTATTCCTAATATTTGTACATGATAGCTTTGATTCTGCAAGTAAACCATGTGTTGTGACTGGTGCTTTCTTATCTTTGTGACGATTTTTGAGTAATATTGCATGAAAACATCCCTATGTTACATCCattcagaagttttgttgttttactataaagttaggaaaagaaatgagagagagagagagagagagagagagaaagagaagatgctGAGGAGGAGAAACCTCAGTCTTCTGAAAATTGACATTACTTCAGAGCCTTAGCCATGCCTAAAATACCTCCTAGTGAACAGTGGAACAAGCGCCTCTgtaatatatttttcagaatCCAAAGCGTTTTGATTTATCCGGGATCCAGGGCAGCACAGATACCCCAAGCAGCATCGTGAGGGATTCACTATGAGTTGGAAGGTGCTTTTACTAGAGGGTGAGCGTTTCCTCTTCTCCTGAATTACAAAAATTCCAGACTGAAAGAATGCTTTTTGCATGCATAACAAGAAATCCATGGCCCTCCTTCATTAAAGTATCGGAAATGAGCCAAGAGCTCCACAGAGGGTGATCCTTTCTCGAAACACCAGCCTTTCACCCACTAGGGAGAAGGACCCTGAAGCCCACTCTTTGTGTGGCAGGCGTGGTCCCCAGAGCTGGTTCCACCAGGAAAGGGTCTGGCTCTTTTTTTCCACTGTGCTGGTTTTCAATTTTCACTAAGTTTTCAAAGAAACCTTTGATTTTGGTTCTCTACCTTGTTTGTTAAAGTCTCTATTTACAACTCCCTTGCAGCTAGAGCTCCCTCTTTGCAAGATAAGATATTGGGAGTGATTTTTTCATTGCTGCTGTAGTTCCATCAGTAATGACAGACCCTGGAAGCctctgtcacttttttttttttttctgtgccattCCCAGCCAGAGAGGGCCTCTCTTACATCTTGTATGCTTCCAAGTCCCAAAAGATCATTAATTCCAAATTAGTTATTCTCCTCTCTTTCCTCACCAttctcctatttaaaaaaaaaattactaagagggagaagaaagaagataaaaataccaCACCAAGGATTGAAACAGACTTGGTAAATATTTTCCCTAGCTCCTTTCTGGGCATGCtagtaaaagaattaaaatgtccAATTAAAGCTTATGCCTGGGATGGGAAGAAGAGGATACtgaaatattcacaaaatgaATGAACCTATTTCTGTAACTAGAAACTTCTGATCAAATCTTGGGGTTTTATTATAGTCAGTGGGATTCCAATGAAgattgaaaagtgaaaaaaaatctggcaGAGTGTTTATTGAACTGCAGTATTACACAATGAGATTAGGGATACTGTGAAATCAGCTAAAACTGAAACACACTTTTAAAGCAAGCTAAAATGTGAATTGAAGATATAGTTATATGAAAACAACTGAGCAAAGCACTCTTTGGGAGTGTTGGAAGCATCATTAGAAGGCCCAGATCATTTCCACAATCCATACCAGTTCTTTCTCTAAGAAGGACTCTTGttatttccatgtaaatttaGATCTTTGTGAGCAATTAAAATTTCTAGGAAGCACCTTAGTATAGATCTGGCAATGAAAAGTTAAGGAGGTTCCAAACTATATGTGACTGTGCctataaaaggagagagaaggcaggaaataCATAGCGTCTGAAATTAAGTTTAAGGAAAATGTTTTGGCTTTTTCATAATTTCATGTCTTTATGTAGTTATAATACCAGAATCTTTATATGAGTTTTGGtttattgatatttgtatttattaggGGGAAATTGGTTTTTTGATTACATAGGCCTCTAAAGAGCTTAATTCCTTTAGAAATTCAACGATCATTTTCACCAGCATAATTTTATCTTAAGGATAATAGAAAAATTCAGCTTAATTATTTAAGGCCCTAATTTCTATCTACCTGTATAATAATGAAATCTTCCATGGAATTAGTTCATAAATACTAATAGTAGACTTCATGTTTAGAATGCAagctctctaaaagaaaaaaaaaacaatttgcatCATTCTCAATACTAACTCCagtttaaattttgatattttatttgaaatgaagtactatttaatttaaatcaaagatttaaaataaatgcttgatCTGAGTCTGATTCTGCTAATAATATTGGAAAGAGATTgcctaccaagaaaaaaaaatccaacaataaaaaacatttcTCCATACACTCATATTCATGTAAGGAATTCTGAGAAAATCAAGTATGCTCTCTTAgaggggttttatttatttttttcttaatatttgcttCTAGCTGCTCCTGGAAATGGTGGATTGTTACATATACATTACTGTTTCATTAGCCCAAGGATTGttcacattttttcctatataagATCTATAGAATGTGTCATTCAAAGAGAGGGAAATACAGAAGTGTTAAAACAGGAAAACCTGAATGTGATGTGTACATTTTCATCCCACATTGacaatgtatttgttttaataaatggaattttCAGATTCATTTCCTTTGGAGTCAATTTCATTGTGAAGGCCTGAGGACTACCTTCCCATCGATAGATTCCTggttaatttaaaaaggaaatacagaTGATGAGGAAATACAAATCCATTAATTTGCCTTCTTTGTTAACATAGGTCCTAAAGAAGGGAAAACTCACCTGGGACTCCTTAAAAGCCTTGGTCTCTACATCTTAGAGCCACTGGGAACAAagaaagatgggggtggggaaagaGTCCAGGACTCTGGCAGGCTGGACCATGCACACAGATGAGCTGTGGGTATAccaagagagagatttttttcctttattattattttttttaacaaaaagtgcTATACTCTGTAAACTACCCATTAATTAAAAGATGTACTGGAGAAGATAAATCCTTAAGACTCTAGCAGCAACTCCTGGAAGATCTTCTTCCGAATGTCCCTCAAATAATGCCAGTGAGTAATAGACCCCTTTAGTAAAGAAAGAAACACTGGACCTCCTAGATCCAGTGCCAGCAACAGCAGCATCTTTAAACCATGGATGAAGGGGCCACTTGGCAGAGTGCACCAGTGCTCCATGGATATCTCAATATCTTAGACAGTGGTCCACAGACCACCTGCTTCAGAATTACCTGGGATGCTTCTTTAAAAGGCAGAACCTGAACCCCCTGCCCCAGCAAACTCTACTAATTCAGAATATCTGGCAATGACTCTTAAGAGTATAAATTCTGTTGCATATTAGGGATCTGAGGACCCctaacttaaatacttaggacaTCTAGCTTTTCATAAGACCTAACAAAGAAGGCACAAACAAATAGTAAACACACTCACTCTTTTCCCCCACAGTGCAATAAATGATTTCCTGAGAGTGAACACATAACCATGGGTGAAAACCCAGCCAGGCCTGCATCTGAGACACTGGGAAGAGGATGCCGGTGGGTTTTAGCTCTGTTCCTGTTTTCTGGAGCCCCTGTGGGAGACCTGCCTCCAGCTCTCATTCTTTAATAAGCTGGTCACATTTTAGACAGCGTTCACAATGACAGAGGGAATTGGAGCTGGGTCAGTTCCAATCCACAAATTGCAAATAATTTGCCAAGGGAAATCCCTTTCCCTTCGGTTCTGCCCCaaatctacattttcttctatttagaaTCAGGAGACTTAggcagaatttattttaatgaagggGGCCATGGGCTCCCAGGCTTTTCCTCAGTGAGAACTCCTACTATTTCTTCAGGTCAATAAGATAAGCTGAGGGAGGACATGCAGCTCTACCCTAAGGTGCAGAAAGACAGCACCTGGTGACCTCAACTCATACCATATCCAagcaatagcacatttggcatgAGCCAGGGAATCAGATCTAGACTCCAGGGTTCCCCTGTAACCTCAGGCCAATCCTTTCATCTCTCATCTCACCTAGCTATAAAATAGGGACAAGAATGTCTGATTCACTTGTCTCACAAAGTTAAACCTAAATTAAAGTGAACAAGTCAAACATGCAGTCAAATGCAGGCCTGGCTGGATTTTCACTCATGGTTACGTCTTCACTCTCAGGAAGTCATTTACTGCACTGTGGGGGAAAAAGAGTGTGTTTACTATTTGTTTGTGCCTTCTTTGTTAGGTCTTATGAAAAGCTGGCTGTCCTAAGTACTTAAGATAGGGGTGGGTCCTCAGACTCCTAATATGCAACAGAATTTATACTCTTAAGAGTCATTGCCAGATATTCTGAATTAGTAGAGGTTGCTGGGTGGGGGGGTCAGGTTCTGCCTTTTAAAGAAGCATCCCAGgtaattcttgaaatgaaaaagagGATCATGAAAAAGAAGAGCTAAAAGAATCTCTTCCACTAACCTTTGAagcaaggaaaatacaaattcttcCTTCTCATGTTTTGACTTGCCTCCCTCTAGTCCCCAAGTCCTGGGTTCAGACCCTCACTGCCTCTTGTCAGAATTCCTGCCTTACCAGCTGGTGTGGCCACTCTTGACTCTCATCTCCTGCACTCTCAGCCACCCTATGTGCCCGAGTGTTCATTCACTCACTAGGGCTTCCCAGGTTGCCAGAGATAGGAACCTCACCGCAAATGCCTGATGCCTGAAGAGCCCAGAAATAGGACCTACTTCTCAAGCCCAGCTGGATCCAGGTGCTCAGCTGATGTCTTCAGAGGACCCTCTTATCCCTTGACTCTGCTTCCCTCTGTGCTGGTTTACTTCTCAGATCTTTCCCTACAGCATCAGGATACTGTCAGCAGCTCCAGGCTTACATCTCATCAGTTCAGCAAtcacaggacaaaaaaaaaaaaaagaacatgataaaCCTGGCAAAAATCCCCTGCCCATATCCCTAGAACACTCCCTCAAACTCTCACTGGCTGGATCGGGTTCACATGCCCACCATGGGAATAGAGAGAGAGTCACTAAGGCCACATAAGGTAGAATGCTGGCCTAAGAAAACTGAAGTCCTTACCAGACTTATCCATGTTACCCACTCAGAAACCCAAAGTGCTCTGCTTCATGGTGCTCCTGTCTACCAAACCCGGTCCTCACTTGACTGCCTGACTCTCCAGGCCCCAGAGAGTCAGGTCCCGCTCTGCTaatcctcttcttttttcctacCGTCTCTTCTGGCTCATCTGTCTCCCTCACTGCCCTGAGAATGTATCTACCTTCACCCTTTTACATATGAGGTTAGCCCCTCTGAAATGTCATTACACAACTCCTTGAGCAGCTTGATCTTCCCTGGATTGAATCTCGTGTTGTCTATGAATGATTCCAGGGAATACTAATCACTTTCCTCTCTTCACTCCTGTTGCCCTTATTATCACCTCCAAACCAGTTGGAATTCTACTGAGGTTGAGGCATTGTGTGAGGGCAGACAACACGATGCCTCTTTTGTAGAGTTTGTCGTTTAATGGAGGAAGCATACAAGTAAATTGTCAATGACCAAAGTGATAAATTCTAGGATATGGGAAGCCAAGTGGGGAGCAACGGTGGATTACCAGCCAGTGGAGGTGATTTTGGTATTAATGGCCCACTATACAAGAATTGGTAATTCTCTTAGGTAATCTGTAGCCTTCTAGGGAATAGAGAATGCCAGTTAGGTAAGTATTCCTTTAATCATCCTCCAGTCTCAGGCAGCTGAAAATTAAGGTGTCCTGCTTGCAATGGTCAGCAGCCCACTGTGCACAGAACAGTGGAGCAAAGATGAGGAGAGATTGTAGCCTCCTCCCGCAACCTGCTCGAGTTCCATATCCCCTCCCCATATGGCAATACAGATGTTCTCTTATCCAGCAATCCCTTGGCCTCAGTGATACACCACTTCCCAGCCTGGGAGTGAGATCTTGTGGCCCCCAGCCTATCCAGACATTGCTATTTGAGTTTGTTTAAATTTAGCCCCAGAGAAAGATCCTTCCACTACCCACTAAGTACACCATTAGTAATTGTCCTTCACTGTGTCTGCATGTAGCCATTTAATTCGATATAAATTAACTAgatttccttaaaattaaaaattcagttcctcgcCTGTTAAAATGCCCCATAGCAACATGTGGCTAGCAGCCACTATATTGAATAGCATGGatacagaatatttccatcattgCAGAAATTCTACTGGACAGTGCTGATCTACAGCAACGGTTAGCAATATTTTTTCTACCCCAAACAACTGACAGAATACACCTTCTCCTTGTGCTCAAATTtgacaaaccacacacacacacacacacacacacacacacaccacacacaaaggAAGAGCAAAAAGGTAAAAGTACAGTGGCTCTCCTGTGATTTCTACATCTGCAAATTCAACCAAtagcagattgaaaatatttgggggaaaatttgCATCTGTAATGGACATGTAAAGAAGACTTGTTTCttctcattattccctaaacaatacagtataataaatatttacatagcattaaCATTGTGTtgctattataagtaatctagttATGATTTAACGTATTAGAAAGGATGCTTGTAGGTTTTCCACAAATACTATGTTCCTTATATAAGGAACTGGAGTATCcaaagattgtggaatcagcagggggtcctggaaccaatcctccTCCAATACCGTGGGATAATTGTGCTACAATAATCCATAACAATCACAATTGGCCTTGGGCCATGGTAAGTCATATAGGCTATGAATTATATGTCCTTCCTGGAAACTTCTAAGCTACGCATTTACCCCGGTCTCTGTCACTCAGCAAAGTACAATGATCACGTTGTGGTACCAGCAACAATAAATACTTACTGAGTACTTAGGTGTGTGCCAGGCACAATGCTGAATACTGTGGACAACAGTATTCGATGTGGACACATCGAATCCTCACAATGTGACATGGACTTTATCTCCTGAAGCAgctaccttttatttatttatttatttatcggtggacacaatatctttattttatttttacatggtgctgaggatcgaacccagcgccccgcacatgccaggtgagcatgctaccacttgaacATCCCAGCCCAAGCAACTACCTTTTGTGCCTCATGACACATCTGTGACCCACTTCTGAAAGCAGCCACAGCTGCAGTAAAGAATTGTTGGGCAAATTCCTTTTTCCCAGAGGAAATTAGCATCCTCTGGGACAGTCCTTAACCCCCTGAGGGATGAGGGTTTAGAGAAATGTATCAGACTCCACCTTTCAGAGGGATAATTCTAAGtgcattttatatagttttttttttttagattgactGATTCTCAATCATCCACATAATAATCAGCTTCATAACATACCATATGGGTTTCGATTTCTTAAATCTGCcttactttctctctttctgtattTCTGCTTGCTGAGATCACTCTTGCCACCTTCCCCCTAACAAGCTACCTGCATCCTAGTCCTTCATTCAGGCTCTGCTTTGCATGTCCATTGCAGACTCAAACTAAAtcactctattttaaaaacaaagaatctgAGATTTAGAAAAATTGACATTTCCCCAAATCCCCATTGAAGAAGTGGCAGATTAAGGACAAACCCCTAGATCTATCTAGATTCCAAAgacttaactcttttttttttaagagtaagaGCTGAGatgggcatttatttttttaatcttttattgattttatttttttaaaatacatgacagcagtggaaagcattataattcttattacacataagagcacaatttttcatatctctgtatataaagtatgttcacgccatttatgcctttatacatgtactttgttttttttttgcattacaattcttaatacacacatataccacaattttttgtatctctgtttgtatataaagtatgttgacacccaattcaagtcttcatacatgtactttgtataatgatgtccatcacattccaccatccttgataatcccctgccccctccctttccctcctccctatCTAGAATAATTACTATCTTACAGTATAAATTGGAGTTCTTTTACAAAGAGGGAGCTTAAAAGAAAAGTTCTGAACctgttattatttataaaataagcatattgTCTGCAAGCTTCAAACCTCTGAATTACTCTCCTAGAATGAAGAAactgttatgcttgaattcaggatcccaaaagaccaccagagaccaagatggatgtaggcagcaaagaggtgtttattgtgagtaGCTCAGTCCTCcacgcgcacacagcaactggtgatgctgagaggcctgagcccagggtttgcagcagttttacaCACTCTTTGGGAGAAGGTAGGGACTTCACAtatatcatagcatctcttagcaaatcattccatactgagggaaaatcataaaacaactcttaaCAATGATTAGCACATtaactggtgggaacaagttgggtaagggtgattggttagtacaagtgGGGGATTCGTTTggactgattggtttaagccacgaggggtatacgtgctgaactacatggtttcccaacacgcgTTATCAACCACCACAAACTACTGGgaaggtcatctggcatcccaggtattttccctgtctcatgctgattggtggtttctagggggttgctatgggtcctcacctagcctgactgagtcagggacacctggcaccgtagatctctcctgttatttgtagacaaacaactcagcagggtaggtatgtgcctaggagtgctctgtgggtctttccaaggacaagggtcacgcccccttccttggaaggctttgctctgaggtagaggctggtttttcaaaacCAGTAAGCTCTTTTTTTTGTcagcattttccttttctttgccatCATCATTTGGTATGAGAAAGTATAGGCAGTAGCTTTCAGGTTCACCATGCACAGAAAATTTTCCCTGGTATTTAAGAAAATCCAGGAAGAGGATTTGTAATAGGGAAGGTTCAGAGTGTTCCAATTACTATTCTAACAACTCTTTCCCTGTCATCTCAGAGCCCCCCCGCCCCCAAGTCAGAAGCAAGGTCATCTGAATAGCAATAGTTGCTTTAGCAATGGTTGTTTTCAGGAGgttcactctttttctttctttcttttttttttagtatacatgacaggagaactcatctttatataataaaacaaacatgGAATGTATCTTTATTgtagttaggaccccattcttatggataaACATGATGATGGGATTAAAatcatgtcagattcattccactgtctttccttttcctatcccccatTCACTCTTAAAACCATGATGTaaaaaccaggtgtggtggcacatacctgtaacccaGAAACATctgagtctgagacaggaggattccaagttcaaagccagcctcagaaaattagagAGGCCCTCACCAATTTaacaagagcctgtctcaaaaagggttgcggatgtagcttagtggtgaagcTCCCCtgcagaataaaaacaaaaaatttgtaaaaataaaatgaaagaaaaccaaagcCATGATTTGAGAAAAGGATCAGGAAAGAACAACATGACAAAAGCCCTCGCAAATgcagttttgcttttttaagaGCTTCTTGAAAAAGATAAGAATGGTGCTCATTCCTCCCCATCACCTCTACCCTACTTCCTGCTTCCTCCAGGGACATGCAAATTCACATTCAAGCTTACTATTGAACACCAGCACAGATCAACATACGCTGCTGCACTCATGTGCACTTGCATGtgtaggacacacacacacacacaacaacaacaacaacaacaaacatacaCAGAGTAAAGCTGTTCAAAGACTTATCAAAGCAAATTGTACTCTCAGAAGGGGATCAGCTTAAGATCTTGTTACATCTCATCATCAAAATCACTCCTCCCACCTACAGGTCATCTTGGTTTACTTTATAACACTAGGTCTCAAAGAGTCCCGGACAGTCCCTGAGACACTTTCAGGGTGATCTATAAGGCAAAGCTATATTTATAATGATATTCTGATGTTATTTACCTTTTCTACTCTCTATTTCTCATGAGTTCCATTGAAGGTTCAGAGGCTATGTGATCTTGATGTCACAACTAATTCAATGTGCACGTGCATATGAGAGTCCAGCTGTTTCAATATTAAGCCAGACATTTAAAAGATTTGCAAAAATTGTATAAACAAAGCCACTCTTCTTGACATATTTTTTGTTtgggaaaatataattatttttcattaaaaaatgttaaactataatgggttttttaaacatttttcaacaaattaataaatgcatacttaaatttgtttgctttaatttctAACATGGCAAGTGGAAATAAATACAACCCCCATAAATCAAAGTCCTAAGAACTTGATTAGGTCCTCAAtagttttaaaaagcataaaggGGTACTTAGGCCATAAAGTTTGAGAACTGTTGCCCTATACAATGTCTTCAAGCCCAACCCTTTATTTTGCAAATGGAAAAACTTAAGTGTCATTCAAAATTACATAGCTATTGGCCAAGTcatgaataaaacataaatagaaaGGGAGATGATGCAAACAGGCAAGGTAGAACTGTTGTAAATTGTCCCCTAGGAtacttttcaaacattttctagGAGAACTTTCCTGAATTCACTTTCACAATTAAACAGCAagttaaaagataattttctatATAGAAAAGGTAAAATCATGACTGATACAGGTATTAAATGATTatgtcaaagattttatttaactcattattaATAAGGAAATTAACAGAGACATTTATAGACTAGGGATGAATTTGCAAAAGGATGCaaaactggcttatttcacaaagGGGGAGAAATCAGCAGAGCCTCTACTAGGCAGAATTTAGTTGCATGTCTAAAGCAAGAAGCATTTTGCAGTTCTATCAGTTATGTACAGTGTacagggctttaaaaaaaaatctccaaagcaAGAAAAGGCACAAAGTTCCCACAGAATCTGA is a window from the Urocitellus parryii isolate mUroPar1 chromosome 6, mUroPar1.hap1, whole genome shotgun sequence genome containing:
- the Gng2 gene encoding guanine nucleotide-binding protein G(I)/G(S)/G(O) subunit gamma-2, giving the protein MASNNTASIAQARKLVEQLKMEANIDRIKVSKAAADLMAYCEAHAKEDPLLTPVPASENPFREKKFFCAIL